From the Deltaproteobacteria bacterium genome, the window TATAGTTTTTATTTGATATTTCATAGACTTAAAATTTATTTGGTATCGATTTTGCTTTGATATTTGTAATTTGCATGATCTTTTTCGCCCTATGAGACTCAAAAACAAACAAATTTATTCCCTTTTCGTTGGGCTCTTCCTAATATCACTGGTTGCCCCTTATGGATGCAGCGGGTTTAAATCCGAGAACGAAAGATTGAAGGAAGAAGTCACGGATATTAGCACAGAGAATGATAAATTGAAAAAAGAATTAAACACCTTAAAGAGTGAAAATTCTAAGATGCACATTCGGTTAGCCCAGTTGAACCTGCAGATTGTCTCTCTCCAAAATGAAATCCAGAATCTGCAAAAAGACCTTGATACCTTTAAAGCCCAGTTAAAGGGAGTGGAGAAAAAAAATAAAAAATCTTGAATGAATCCATCTGCTGAATACCGAGAATTTCTTCCCCTCATGGGGAAAAGATGGAATTACACTACGTAAGGAGGTGAAAAAAATGCGCAAATTGATTGCTTTGTTTGTAGCTCTGTTGTTTGCCACTTCGATGATCGTGGCTTCGGGTTGTGCCAAGAAAGAAGAGCCAGCCAAGCCTGCTGCAGAGCCAGCCAAGGTTGCGGAGCCAGCTAAGGCTCCTGAGCCCGAGAAGAAAGCTGAAGAAGCAAAGCCAGGTGAAGCAGCCAAGCCTGCAGAGCCGGCTAAAGCTCCGGAGAAAAAGTAAGTAATAAACGCGTATCACCCAAAAGTCGCTTAAAAATATTTATAGGAAAGGAGGTGAAAAAGGATGAAAAAGGTTTTGATTGTTCTGGTTGCTCTTTTAGCCATGGTGGCTTTTGTCAGTGGAGTCGTAGCCCAGGAAAAGAAGGCCGAAACACCGGCCGCTGCCGCAGACAAGCCGAAAGCCGATAAGCCCGAAGCCCCCAAAGCGTTGAAGGTTACAGGAGCGGTTGCCGCGTATGAGGCCGGAAAGACGATCACGGTGAAGACGAAGGACAAGGAGTTGGCCTTCGATATCGCCGCTGACGCCAAGGTCAAAGGGGAAGTTAAAGAAGGCGCCAAGGTAACGGTAACCTACAAGAAAGATGGCGATAAGATGGTAGCTACTGCCATCTCCGTTGCTGCCGCGAAGAAAGCGAAAGCCCCGAAGGCAGAGAAAAAGTAAAGTAAGGAAAGAAGTAATTTCCTTAAACCCAAGGAAAAAAGGCATAACTCTGAATCGAGGGGTTATGCCTTTTTCATTTATTTCCCCCCTTATTCATTCACCCCTCAATTTTTTCTGGGAAAACTCAAAGAGATTTAACAAAAAACCTTGACAAAAAATAAAGCGCTATGCTAAAAAACCTTTGAATGAATAACCATTCATTTTTTAAGCTGTAGGGCTATTTGCTTTAGTAAATGTTAGATAAACGAAAGGGAAAAATAATTATGGATAGCAAAAGAAACAACAAAAGATGGATCTTAGGTGTTAGTATTCTAACCGTTATTTCCATGCTCTGGGCAGCACCTCTTCTGGCAAGTGAAGCGGAATTGGAAATACCTGTTCTGACGGAAGGCCAGAATACCGTGCTCATGATTGGCTTGCTCATATGTGCATTGGGGATGGCCTTTGGCGCTTATGAATACGTCAAAGTTAAAAAATTTCCGGCCCACAAGTCCATGTTAGATGTGGCCGATATTATCTTTCAAACCTGTAAGACCTATTTGATCCAGCAGGGAAAACTCCTGATCATCCTGGAAATTTTTATTGGAATATGTATCGCCTATTATTTTGGTTTCTTGCAACATACCCCCGTGGAGGGAGTTTTAATCATCTTAGCTTGGTCCGTTGTGGGCATTTTAGGCTCTTACGGCGTAGCCTGGTTTGGCATCCGCATGAATACCCTGGCCAACAGCCGGATGGCTTTTGCCTCCCTGGAAGGAAAGCCAATAAAATTATTGGACATCCCTTTACGGGCGGGCATGAGCATCGGTGTTCTCCTGGTATGCGTTGAGCTCATCATGATGCTCATTATCTTGGTCTTTATGCCGCGGCAATATGCCGGGGCATGCTTTATCGGATTTGCCATCGGGGAATCTCTGGGAGCAAGCGCCCTTAGGATCTGCGGCGGAATCTTCACCAAGATTGCCGACATCGGTTCGGATTTAATGAAGATCGTGTTTAACATTAAAGAAGATGATCCCCGAAACCCGGGTGTGATCGCCGACTGCACGGGGGACAACGCCGGAGATAGCGTGGGCCCCACTGCTGATGGGTTCGAGACCTACGGGGTAACCGGTGTGGCGCTCATCAGTTTCATTGTTCTGGGTGTTTTCCCCCAGTTCCAGGCCGAATTGATTACCTGGATCTTTGTGATGCGGATTCTGATGATCGTCACCTCGATTGTAGCGTATTTAATTAATCAAGGTGTCACTACTTCCATGTTTGCGGGTAAAGCAAAGATCGACTTCGAGCTTCCTTTGACGATGCTGGTCTGGTTCACATCCATCCTCTCCATCATCGTTACCTTTGCCGTGAGTTACTGGCAAATTGGCCATTTACCCAATAATCTATGGTTCACTTTATCCATTATTATTAGCTGCGGAACGCTGGCCGCCGCCTTGATTCCTGAGCTGGTGAAAGTATTTACAAGCTCCAAATCCATCCACTGTCGAGAAGTCGTAACCTCGGCCAGGGAAGGCGGTGCCTCCCTGGGCATCCTTTCGGGTTTTGTGGCGGGCAATTTCAGCGCCTTCTGGATCGGGATGGCCATTTTCGGCTTAATGTTTATCGCTTATTTGGCGAGCTTAAGCGGCCTGGATAAGTTTATGGAGTATTCTTCCGTCTTTGCTTTCGGTCTGGTGGCCTTTGGGTTCTTGGGGATGGGGCCTGTGACCATTGCTGTAGACAGCTATGGGCCCGTAACTGACAATGCCCAGTCGATTTATGAGCTGTCCCTGATTGAGACGATCCCCAATGTGGCTCAGGAAATAAAGAAAAATTTCGGGTTCCAGCCGAATTTCGAAACGGCCAAGCATTACCTGGAGGAAAATGATAGCTGCGGGAATACCTTTAAAGCGACGGCCAAGCCGGTTTTAATCGGTACGGCAGTGGTGGGCGCTACCACCATGATCTTCTCCTTAATTTTGTTATTACGAAAAGGGTTAGGAATTCAGCCAGAGACGATCCTAAATTTACTGAACCCCTATACCCTGCTGGGATTCTTGTGCGGAGGAGCGGTGATTTATTGGTTTACCGGTGCTTCGATGCAGGCAGTCACGACGGGGGCCTATCGGGCCGTGCAGTATATCAAACGGAACATAAAGCTGGATGACACCGCGACCCTGAGTGCTTCTACGGAAACTTCCAAAGAGGTCGTTAAAATATGTACCCAGTATGCCCAAAAAGGGATGTTTAACATTTTCATCGTCATTTTCTGCTTTGCCTTGGGGTTTGCTTTCTTTTCCGCCCCTGGGACTTCCAATGCTCCCGTATCTTTTTTTATCAGCTATTTGATTGCCATTGCGGTGTTCGGTTTGTTCCAGGCCATCTTTATGGCCAATGCCGGAGGATGCTGGGATAATGCGAAAAAGGTTGTAGAGGTGGATTTGAAAGAAAAGGGCACGCCTTTGCATGCGGCTACTGTTATCGGGGATACGGTAGGCGACCCCTTCAAAGATACCTCGTCAGTGGCCATGAATCCCATCATTAAATTTACGACCCTATTTGGCATCTTGGCCATGGAAATTGCCATTTCACCCGGAATGAAAGCTGTTGCCCATTACGTGGGGGCAGTATTTTTCGTGATAGCGCTTATCTTCGTCGCCCGGTCCTTCTACGGAATGCGGATCCCCAAAGAATAAATCCAATTCACCAATGAGCCCTTCTGTAGGTTCTTGCATTTCCAGAAGGGCTCTTTGTTTTTAAGTCTTCCTTTTTTTCATCCCCTATCGTTGAATTCATTTCCCAATCCCCTGATCACCATGATTTGAAATCATTTTTCCTTTGATTCTTTTTTTTCTCCCCGCTATAATCAGCCCCAGAATGTTTTATTAGATGATCATTCGCGGTTGATATCCTTTAGAGGAGGTCATCATGGCAGCAAAAAAGTTCATTTTTTTAAGGGTGGCTTTCCCCTTACTCCTGTTCATGTCTTTTTGCTCGGGCTTGGCGGGAGCTCAAGACATCACCCCG encodes:
- a CDS encoding sodium-translocating pyrophosphatase — encoded protein: MDSKRNNKRWILGVSILTVISMLWAAPLLASEAELEIPVLTEGQNTVLMIGLLICALGMAFGAYEYVKVKKFPAHKSMLDVADIIFQTCKTYLIQQGKLLIILEIFIGICIAYYFGFLQHTPVEGVLIILAWSVVGILGSYGVAWFGIRMNTLANSRMAFASLEGKPIKLLDIPLRAGMSIGVLLVCVELIMMLIILVFMPRQYAGACFIGFAIGESLGASALRICGGIFTKIADIGSDLMKIVFNIKEDDPRNPGVIADCTGDNAGDSVGPTADGFETYGVTGVALISFIVLGVFPQFQAELITWIFVMRILMIVTSIVAYLINQGVTTSMFAGKAKIDFELPLTMLVWFTSILSIIVTFAVSYWQIGHLPNNLWFTLSIIISCGTLAAALIPELVKVFTSSKSIHCREVVTSAREGGASLGILSGFVAGNFSAFWIGMAIFGLMFIAYLASLSGLDKFMEYSSVFAFGLVAFGFLGMGPVTIAVDSYGPVTDNAQSIYELSLIETIPNVAQEIKKNFGFQPNFETAKHYLEENDSCGNTFKATAKPVLIGTAVVGATTMIFSLILLLRKGLGIQPETILNLLNPYTLLGFLCGGAVIYWFTGASMQAVTTGAYRAVQYIKRNIKLDDTATLSASTETSKEVVKICTQYAQKGMFNIFIVIFCFALGFAFFSAPGTSNAPVSFFISYLIAIAVFGLFQAIFMANAGGCWDNAKKVVEVDLKEKGTPLHAATVIGDTVGDPFKDTSSVAMNPIIKFTTLFGILAMEIAISPGMKAVAHYVGAVFFVIALIFVARSFYGMRIPKE